In Ornithodoros turicata isolate Travis unplaced genomic scaffold, ASM3712646v1 Chromosome13, whole genome shotgun sequence, the following proteins share a genomic window:
- the LOC135372143 gene encoding uncharacterized protein LOC135372143: MEEGSLSELERRLLRLSQEFGMTPYQDDPVRESAESSLESASDTEDGDRSVSTDEPTPDEQNRTLNDWCDCRICGQMPTVQERICCRRINEVLRKQPKGCITENEHFRTVCLHTEVLSVALCEPQDPNTPDSNQQQAQERGYRMYRFAAYRQFTRWIWGYLGPDNRKTLPACVVTTIRKEFPSTSYTGFKQSRVACHGV; encoded by the exons ATGGAAGAAGGATCGCTTTCCGAACTCGAGAGGAGGCTTCTGAGACTGAGCCAGGAATTCGGGATGACACCATATCAGGACGATCCTGTACGAGAGTCTGCCGAGAGTTCATTGGAGTCGGCGTCGGATACAGAAGACGGTGACAGAAGCGTCTCCACGGACGAACCGACTCCGGACGAACAAAATAGGACGCTAAATGACTG GTGTGATTGTCGCATATGCGGACAAATGCCGACTGTACAGGAACGCATTTGTTGCCGCCGCATCAACGAGGTGCTGCGCAAACAACCGAAGGGTTGTATCACAGAGAACGAGCACTTCCGCACAGTGTGTTTGCACACTGAGGTCCTTTCTGTCGCGCTGTGCGAGCCTCAGGATCCCAATACGCCAGATTCGAATCAGCAACAAGCGCAAGAAAGAGGGTACAG AATGTATCGCTTTGCTGCTTATAGACAGTTCACACGCTGGATTTGGGGATACCTTGGGCCAGACAATCGGAAAACACTTCCAGCATGTGTAGTCACAACCATTAGAAAGGAATTTCCCTCCACATCATACACAGGGTTCAAGCAGTCAAGGGTGGCTTGTCATGGAGTGTGA
- the LOC135372142 gene encoding uncharacterized protein LOC135372142: MASPSGNHSSSADDPPISTTTTLRLPPFWRQNPWSWFRQVEAQFQLRHIQSQQSKYFHAMAGLPLEVAAELDDVMAAVQLDHAYDVLKTAILNRMEVSARAKLQQLLSDEDLGDRKPSQMLHRMKQLLGDSATEAQQPILRELFFQRLPQAMRVVLAGSDDLSLDRLATLADRIADYSEPPKPSIMAAATSEHSPRLDRIELQLQQLTDALQSLAAAGARRRSRSAPRSRRRSSPTPPHEPQAANRLCWYHHRFRHRAQRCVPTLRPTLRLAGKPTGRSLMAAGDPGRTSSRLFTIRDRIAGYRFLVDTGAEFSVIPASAADRRRSHSGSNLQAANGTAIKTYGLRSLTLDLGLRRTFRWVFVIADVTQPILGADFLAFFNLAVNVRHRRLCDSTTTLQVTGASSPQAPTGIRALRPPFAIRRAPGRVPGHYEAL; this comes from the coding sequence ATGGCATCACCCTCAGGCAATCATTCCTCCAGCGCAGATGACCCGCCTATTTCGACGACCACTACGCTGCGGTTGCCCCCTTTTTGGCGCCAGAACCCGTGGTCTTGGTTCAGACAGGTCGAGGCCCAATTTCAGCTTCGACATATCCAGTCCCAGCAGTCAAAGTATTTTCACGCTATGGCTGGTCTTCCTCTGGAAGTTGCGGCAGAACTGGACGACGTCATGGCCGCAGTTCAGCTCGATCATGCATACGACGTTCTGAAGACCGCCATCTTGAATAGAATGGAAGTTTCCGCTCGCGCAAAACTCCAGCAGCTACTCTCTGACGAAGACTTGGGCGACCGAAAGCCATCGCAGATGCTCCATCGCATGAAACAACTCCTCGGCGATTCCGCTACCGAAGCACAGCAACCCATCTTGAGAGAGCTGTTCTTCCAAAGACTTCCGCAAGCGATGCGTGTGGTTTTGGCAGGGTCGGACGATTTATCCCTTGACCGACTGGCAACGTTGGCTGACCGGATTGCGGATTACTCAGAGCCCCCTAAGCCGTCCATCATGGCCGCAGCCACATCGGAGCACTCCCCGCGCTTGGACCGCATTGAGCTCCAGCTCCAACAGCTCACTGATGCCTTGCAATCTCTCGCGGCTGCTGGTGCTCGACGCCGTAGCCGTTCCGCTCCTCGATCCCGCCGCCGCTCATCACCGACTCCTCCGCATGAACCCCAGGCCGCTAACCGGCTTTGCTGGTACCATCATCGTTTTCGGCACAGAGCTCAACGTTGCGTCCCAACGTTGCGTCCCACCCTGCGCTTGGCAGGAAAACCAACGGGCCGATCACTGATGGCGGCAGGCGATCCCGGCCGTACTTCCAGCCGCCTCTTCACTATACGCGACCGCATCGCGGGCTATCGCTTTCTGGTCGACACTGGCGCTGAGTTCAGCGTAATTCCAGCGTCTGCTGCTGATCGTCGCCGTTCCCACTCCGGCTCAAACCTTCAAGCCGCAAACGGCACAGCGATCAAGACATATGGGCTACGCTCTTTAACGCTCGACCTTGGACTGAGGCGAACTTTCCGCTGGGTGTTCGTTATTGCCGACGTCACGCAACCCATACTAGGCGCAGATTTCTTGGCATTCTTCAACCTTGCCGTTAATGTCCGCCATCGCCGCTTATGTGACAGCACCACTACGCTTCAGGTGACAGGTGCCTCGTCTCCGCAAGCTCCGACCGGTATCCGCGCGCTTCGTCCTCCTTTCGCCATACGGCGCGCTCCTGGACGAGTTCCCGGACATTACGAAGCCCTGTAA